Proteins found in one bacterium genomic segment:
- a CDS encoding tetratricopeptide repeat protein yields the protein MTKLFDNGLITVRDYMLKNDQRAALTTAVFMVHLKAMIGFKKGEVLELTGQWDKAERLYADGLERSNKIDDQPLSAKYISGLAQVQIQKGNYAEALRLFDEAWNTCTALNDTKCVIYALRHMGVIHWNQGAFDEAMVYYKKALALAEEIKDSKSIIFIIGNMGLVHWSLGEYEKALARFDQCLRYAEETGDKKSLGIALLNIGIIHWQLGDYAKALEFYQQDIELLKKLGDKQGICYLAGNIGIVHEALGNYSQAMEHYRKSLDLALEMNDKKNICSSQLDIANLYKIKKDFPKAEEYYDNAIDLGSELQLKFFLCSALFRKADLCFAMNRIDDTARLVDESFQMAEDIGRKDVVFDCKVLRIRARALSDNNAAVSGLKEMLKNTTDDREIAVIYDELFTMTKDADVLSKAISLYEKIYSRYPNVEYKNRILELRSHQTSEKTDPA from the coding sequence ATGACTAAACTATTCGACAACGGACTTATTACTGTCCGCGATTACATGCTCAAGAACGACCAGCGAGCGGCTTTGACAACCGCGGTATTCATGGTCCATCTTAAAGCAATGATCGGTTTTAAAAAAGGCGAGGTCCTCGAATTGACCGGGCAGTGGGATAAGGCCGAGCGGCTCTATGCCGACGGTCTTGAACGGTCAAATAAGATCGATGATCAGCCGCTTTCCGCCAAATATATATCTGGTCTGGCGCAGGTTCAGATCCAGAAAGGGAATTACGCTGAAGCGTTAAGGCTATTCGACGAAGCATGGAACACATGCACAGCCCTGAACGACACCAAGTGCGTGATCTACGCGCTACGGCACATGGGCGTGATCCATTGGAACCAGGGCGCATTCGACGAAGCCATGGTATATTACAAAAAAGCATTGGCCCTGGCCGAAGAGATCAAGGACAGCAAGAGCATCATTTTTATAATCGGCAATATGGGCCTTGTCCACTGGAGCCTCGGCGAATATGAAAAAGCCCTAGCGCGCTTTGATCAATGCCTCCGTTACGCTGAAGAAACTGGTGACAAAAAAAGCCTTGGCATCGCCCTGCTAAATATTGGCATAATCCACTGGCAGCTCGGCGACTATGCCAAAGCCCTGGAATTTTACCAACAGGATATCGAGCTTCTGAAAAAATTAGGCGACAAGCAGGGTATCTGTTATCTAGCGGGGAATATCGGGATCGTCCATGAAGCACTGGGAAACTACTCGCAGGCCATGGAGCATTACCGCAAGAGCCTTGACCTCGCCCTGGAGATGAACGACAAGAAAAACATCTGCTCTTCACAGCTTGACATTGCCAATCTGTATAAAATAAAAAAGGATTTTCCAAAGGCCGAGGAATACTACGATAACGCCATTGACCTGGGCAGCGAGCTCCAGCTCAAATTTTTCCTGTGCAGCGCCCTCTTTCGCAAAGCCGATCTATGCTTTGCCATGAACCGAATAGATGATACCGCCAGGCTTGTTGACGAATCATTCCAGATGGCCGAAGACATCGGACGCAAGGATGTCGTCTTCGACTGCAAGGTCCTGAGAATAAGAGCCCGTGCATTAAGCGACAATAATGCAGCTGTTTCGGGATTGAAGGAAATGCTAAAAAATACCACGGATGACAGAGAAATAGCGGTAATATACGATGAGTTGTTCACTATGACAAAAGATGCCGACGTCCTTTCAAAAGCAATATCATTGTATGAAAAGATCTACAGCAGGTATCCCAATGTTGAATATAAGAACAGGATCCTGGAACTGAGATCGCATCAAACGTCTGAAAAGACTGATCCCGCCTGA
- a CDS encoding TonB family protein produces the protein MNDHKAMYPIYFRLSLLSGIVMVTLLFIFIPYTEPEPYKLTKDIVTLVEAITVEIDQYVDPPKIDRPPVAVEAQTGLPDENIVETITNTNFIEDIIRTTPVDPVIDVVPYYKVEVKPQPLNNPIPRYPELAIKAGIEGMTVVKMLVDVDGSIVDVQVLKSSGNTMLDEAAIRAAKESRFTPAKQRDQCVRVWVSRPFKFALTSG, from the coding sequence ATGAACGACCATAAAGCGATGTACCCGATATACTTCCGCCTTAGCCTTTTATCCGGCATTGTTATGGTGACCCTCCTCTTCATTTTCATCCCCTACACTGAACCAGAACCCTACAAATTGACCAAGGATATCGTGACGCTCGTTGAGGCGATCACCGTGGAGATCGATCAGTACGTGGATCCGCCGAAGATCGACCGTCCCCCGGTCGCGGTAGAAGCCCAAACCGGATTGCCTGACGAAAATATCGTGGAAACGATCACGAACACGAATTTTATCGAGGACATTATCCGGACCACGCCGGTCGATCCCGTGATCGATGTCGTTCCTTATTACAAGGTCGAGGTGAAACCGCAGCCTCTGAATAATCCGATACCAAGGTATCCAGAGCTGGCGATCAAGGCTGGCATCGAAGGTATGACCGTGGTCAAGATGCTGGTGGATGTTGACGGCAGCATCGTCGATGTCCAGGTGCTCAAATCGAGCGGCAACACGATGCTTGACGAAGCCGCGATAAGGGCGGCAAAGGAATCAAGGTTCACGCCCGCCAAACAGCGCGACCAGTGTGTCAGGGTCTGGGTCTCAAGACCGTTCAAATTCGCCCTGACTTCAGGGTAA